AGGCAACTTGTCCGGCGGGAGTATGTGCGCCTGTATCTGATTTACATGCTGGAAGCAGAAAAGGCGTACAGCCGCGTTCAGCAGGCGTTTTTCGATGGTAATCAGGAAGCCATCGATAAGGGTTGGCAATCGGTTGCCGCGGTGCCGGCCGAGCGAACTTGACATGGCGGGTCTTCAAACGTATGTTTCAAACAGACGTTTGCTAGAGGCACTGAAAACAACATGGCGCAGTCTGATACCGTTGACCGCATACTCGACGCTGCTGAGGAGCTGTTTGCCGAGCGGGGGTTCTCCGAAACATCACTCCGGATGATCACCAGTAAGGCTAAAGTAAATCTGGCCGCTGTCAATTATCACTTTGGGTCTAAAAACGCGTTGATCCACGCGGTTTTTGCCCGATTTCTGACGCCATTTTCGGCGACTCTGGAAACCGCCTTCGACGACCTGGAAGAGCGGTGTGACGGCAATCCCCCCACGCTAAACCAGACCCTCTGGGCGCTCACTGAGAGTGCCATACGGATGCCCCAGCGCAATGAGCGTGGCATTTCCATCTTCATGCGCCTGTTGGGGCTGGCTTACACCCAGTCCCAGGGCCATCTGCGAAAGTTCCTGGAGCAGGAATACAGCCAGCCGTTTGGCCGGTTCATGCGACTGCTCAAAGAGGCTACGCCGGAACTCACCGCCGTTGACCGTTACTGGCGCATCCAGTTCATGCTGGGAGCCACGGCGTTCACCATGTCCAGCAGTGATGCTTTGCGGGATATCCTGCAGAACAAACTGGGTGTTGAAACCTCCGTGCAGGAGATTGCCGCCAGGCTGGTGCCATTCCTGGCAGCCGGCATGCAAGCGCCCGATAAATTGCTGACTCCGCCACCTGAGAGCAAAGTCTCT
The window above is part of the Marinobacter sp. THAF197a genome. Proteins encoded here:
- a CDS encoding TetR/AcrR family transcriptional regulator encodes the protein MAQSDTVDRILDAAEELFAERGFSETSLRMITSKAKVNLAAVNYHFGSKNALIHAVFARFLTPFSATLETAFDDLEERCDGNPPTLNQTLWALTESAIRMPQRNERGISIFMRLLGLAYTQSQGHLRKFLEQEYSQPFGRFMRLLKEATPELTAVDRYWRIQFMLGATAFTMSSSDALRDILQNKLGVETSVQEIAARLVPFLAAGMQAPDKLLTPPPESKVSVA